Genomic DNA from Mycobacterium stomatepiae:
GCCGGCATGACGTTCAACGAGCTGCCGGCCGATACCCGGACCGACGTCTCGCTGGTGCTTCGCATGCACCACGGCGGAGATTTCGTGATCGACCCGCTGCCGAATCTGGTGTTCACCCGGGACTCGTCGATCTGGATCGGGCAGCGGGTGGTGATCCCGTCGCTGGCGCTGCGGGCCCGCGTGCGCGAGACGTCGCTGACCGACCTGATCTATGCCCACCACCCACGGTTCACCGGGGTGCGCAAGGCCTACGAATCGCGATCCGCTCCCGTCGAGGGCGGGGACGTGCTGTTGCTGTCCCCCGGAGTGGTCGCGGTCGGCGTCGGCGAGCGGACTACGCCGGCCGGCGCGGAAGCGTTGGCGCGCAGCCTCTTTGACGACGAACTTGCCCATGCCGTGCTGGCCGTTCCGATCGCGCAACAGCGCGCGCAGATGCACCTGGACACGGTGTGCACGATGGTCGACACCGACACGGTAGTGATGTACGCGAACGTCGTCGACAACCTGTCGGCGTTCACGATCCAGCGCGGGGCCGACGGCGTGAACATCAGCGATGAAGCGCCATTCTTGGAGGCGGCGGCCAAGGCGATGGGAATCGACAAGTTGCGCGTCATCGACACCGGTCGGGATCCCGTTGTCGCCGAACGCGAACAGTGGGACGACGGCAACAACACGTTGGCGCTGGCGCCCGGCGTCGTCGTCGCCTACGAGCGCAGCGTGCAGACCAACGCGCGCTTGCAGGAAGCGGGCATCGAGGTGTTGACGATCGCGGGCTCCGAATTGGGCACCGGCCGCGGCGGCCCGCGGTGCATGTCCTGCCCCGTCGCGCGCGAAGCGCTTTAGTTTTCGCCGAGATTGCGTCCAGAGTCGTGGTCGGCCAGAGATCACAGCCCCCGCGGCAATCTCGACGCCGTCCGGCGTACCAGCGCATCGCGGGTGCGCTCGACGATCACCGTCGGCCGGTCCTCGTTGATCACCCTGATCACCTGCCAGCCTGCTCGTTCCACCATCTCTGCTCGGCGGATGTCTTTGACGTACTGCCGCCGGTCGCTGCGATGGTGGTCG
This window encodes:
- the arcA gene encoding arginine deiminase — translated: MGVIELGTNSEVGALRMAILHRPGPELRRLNPRNNDQLLFDGLPWVDRAQDEHDEFSALLRARGVDVLLLSDLLTEALQHSGAARMQGAAAAVDARRFGVPLAQELSAYLRGLDPARLAHVLMAGMTFNELPADTRTDVSLVLRMHHGGDFVIDPLPNLVFTRDSSIWIGQRVVIPSLALRARVRETSLTDLIYAHHPRFTGVRKAYESRSAPVEGGDVLLLSPGVVAVGVGERTTPAGAEALARSLFDDELAHAVLAVPIAQQRAQMHLDTVCTMVDTDTVVMYANVVDNLSAFTIQRGADGVNISDEAPFLEAAAKAMGIDKLRVIDTGRDPVVAEREQWDDGNNTLALAPGVVVAYERSVQTNARLQEAGIEVLTIAGSELGTGRGGPRCMSCPVAREAL